The segment agaagaaaaaaaacgatttttttttttaagttaaaagttaaaaaaatttcgccttacaaaattgttttttaaaaaagggacaaaaaattaaaaatataacttaTAGGAGTTAAATCCAACCAAACCCAACTCGAGTTTAATCCATACATGTTTTAGGGTTTGAGTACGAAAAAAAGTTTGGATTGAGTTCAAATTTACTTCTTGTGACCATTTCACATTTCAAGGTCGACAACAAAGAATCGTCCttaaaagggggaaaaaaaaaagaaagaaagtattTTTGGATATTGACTTGTAAAAATAGTCCTCACAATAATTCAATATCTTTCTCTAGCATTGAATGTTAGCCTAATTATCAATCGTGTTGTCACAAGAATTCTTGCCTTGATGAATCTTCTGCGCAATTTGGTCCAGCTGTCAAGCCAATAGACAAGTTGGGACTTGAAAAGCAAAGTCGAACTCCACTTGATCCTGATTTGACAAGTAGATTTGGCCATGCATAGAAGAAATGATatacttattaatttttattgactGTTACAATATCTCTATGCGTGGGCTAGAACTTGTGCCACAAACTGACTTATCaaaattggaattattgaatGATTAAATGTTACGTTGTCTTTCTTTTCAACGGTGATGAAAAGAGCCCTTTACTTAATTGTCTAGAAAAGTATAGAAGAGAGTTATTTTCAAAGATATGTGGGCTCgtctaaatctttttttttttttttggtaataagATGGATTTGAAGGAACCACAAATCGATTACCCAGAATTCCTTCACCCCTAATTTAtagaaagttttaaaaatattttaattcattttttgtttttacttttccGGTTTTGAACACATAATCCATCTTGAACCTATCTTGTTAACATTCTTATCCTaacctttgatttattttttcttaagttCATGAGTTTAACATAAAAGGGTGGTTAAATTGGAGTTTGATTAGTGCAATAGTTTATTTTAGTGAGATTAACAAATTTTTCTAAGTAATAACCTAGTCACAATATGGAAGTCACTTATCCATATTTGGGGCATAACTTGCTTCAACCTActatatgatattttcatttaGAAAGAACACATATTAGTTGGGTGTTTGGATAGAGAGTAATTGTGGGATGTAAATTTTGTCTTTCAACATTGCTTATAGTGGCTATGGGGTTGGTAACATTCTTAATAAATGATTACTATTTGATTATTGAGATAATGCttggtttttgaaaagtattaaaaaaaattagagaaaatgattatatcatatttgattttattagaaaaaataaaaaaattaaatataattaaaattagtcaaaatttcatacattttttttttaatctttacataaaagagaaaaataagtgaaatgagtttaaaatgatatataagaataatttattgattttaatttttttaattattttttttcactttttcttttcttatacttattattttcttcttttcttttttcacattttctctcaatttttttgagaagtagaggtagtcttaaaggatttaatttacaaataaaGTAAAGATTAATGAGTTGAATAATTTTGAATGGATTGGGAATTACTTGCCATCTCTAAACTTTATGGTCGGACATTAGAGGAATGTTTTGTTTTGAATATGATTTATATGACGTTagactttttaattttttaaaattttgtcaaatatataatttttctaaaaaacatgtttttagatTGAAATTACTATTTCAAAACACTATCAAATGAACTCTTCATTAATAGAtgtttaagttgtttgttttaaattatttttacatgttaacaccaattataaaattaattgttatattttttattcttttagtttgaaaactaataatttttaaaaaattgtttaatatattaattttaaaatatcctaaaaattaatttatgaaaataacttaTTCATATTTGGGACATAACTTGTTTCAACCTACTgaatgatattttcattttgaaagaaCACAAATTAGTTGGGTGTTTAAATAAAGAGTAATTTTTGCTTGTAAATTTTGTCATTGGACATTGCTTAGAGTGGTTGTGGCGTTGCTAGCACTCTTAGTTGTTTCTCTTAATAAATAATTGCAATTTGGTCATTTAGATTATACTTGGTTctcataaattatttaaaaaaaatattagagaaaataATTCTTTCATATTcgatattattagaaaaatataaaacaaaatcaagtataattaaaattagttaaaaattcatatgttttattttttttaatttttacataaaaggaaaaaataagttaaatgaatttaaagtgatatataaaaataatttattaatttaaaatgatttttttttattgtcctttcactttttttcttttacattttctctcaaatttttcgaAAACTAACGTAGTCAATCTTAAAGGATTTAATTTGGGAATAAATCAATATTagttaattgaataattttgattCGATTAGGAATTACTTATGGCTTTTCAACCCTATGGTTAGACATGAGAGAGAcgtttttgttttgaatttgatttatgTAGCAGTAGACTTGTCAAatgaaattagaagaaaaattcACTACATTTCAAAAGACTCGGGCAAATGCCTTAGAACCACTCATCTTGTTGCTTGAATATGACACAGATACATACAAGATGACCGGTTTTCAAGCATTTGCCCAtactcttttgaatttttttatataaatgtaacATGTAACAGGATTTTCAACtgagattattaaaaaaaaaaaaaattctttgtcaATAGAAGGAAATGACAAGTCGTTTGACAGTAATTCTAAAACAGTGTTTATACATATTTCAATTAGATTAGGTTTTTTCCTAAATGACAACTTCATTGATTtatactaaatttatttttcactcaaattatatgaaattaacgtaatttgattagtttttaaaataagacttatcccaaatttaaaaaaatgaatgtgGTGTCATTTTGTGTGAAAATTTAGATTTGGGTATTATAATAAGGTCATAAAAGGCCGAAAATTGTGATAGCTGATGGTTAAGTCAATGGAGTCCACTTACACAACTTGATAAAATACACTATGGAAATGATGGGGACCCAACAATACTGAAAACGAATTTCATGGAAGATGGGGAATTTCCAATACTAATTCCGAAGTGTTTACTTTTTCAAATCAGCTGAATGTGCGTAGACCAATGAGAAACGGATGAAATCAAATGGTTCCCATGGAAAATCTTATTCTATTAATTTCCACATTGGAGTGCACTCACAGTTTTTCTCCTCAGAAATTCAATCCTGGACCAAGTCCAAGAGCATCTGCCCGAAATTTGTGATGGCCGATGGTTAAGTCAATGGAGTCCAAAATAAAGGTCTTCAAGATTGTAGGTGATCACGCGATTCACGTCTTGATTCCCCTCTATAAAGCTTACATGAAAGAGCATTGCCTAGGTACATCTGCTTGGTAATAAAACTACCTCTGAAATTACAGAAGAAATGAGAGGGCAATGGGTGATTCAGCTGACGATCATCTGCTTACTATGGCTAGCAGATGAATCATCAGCTACTGCCCCATCAATGGCAAAGCCAGGCTGTGAGCAGGATCATTGTGGAGACATGCTCATTCCGTACCCGTTTGGCATGGGGAAGAGTTGCTATAAGGATGAATGGTTCTCAATCTATTGTATTCATTCGTCCGATCCTCCAAAACCCATTCTAAGTAAACTCAATCTGGAGGTGCTGAGTATAGAAATGGGCGGCTTCCAGAAAAGTGTGATGGTTAACAGTCCCATATATTCCAACTGTGAAAATGGAGAGGTGACCAGTAGTTCTTGGCAAAGCATAGATTTGAGGGGAAGCCCATTCCTTTACTCTCTTCATAACGATCTCGTGGGGGTGGGTTGTCACAATGTGCTGCTGAGAGGCGGGAATGAGGAAATCATGGCAGGTTGCAGCTCCACTTGCGACAATCATGGCAGGAATGAGGAATTTATTACTACTAAAGGTTGCTTGTATGGCATCAACTGTTGCCTAACCAGATTGCAGGAGGATCTGGATGTCTACAGTTTGAATACCACTGCGAGTTATAGTGAAAGAGGGGATTGCACATACGCTTTCTTAGCGTACAATTACAACAATGTTTCGAACGTTCCTACCATTGTTAGAGATGCGGAATTTGCCCCATTACTCATATCCTGGCTTATCCCAGAACAAGTCGACCCTCAGAACTGCGTCGATGACACAGTCTATACTTCACGGGGAAATTATTCCAATTATCGTTGTGACTGTAACTGGGCTGAAGAAGGGAACCCTTATCTCGCACATGGATGTCAAGGTATGCTTCTTTCTTAATATCTTGTGTGTGCATGACATACTGATTATTGAAGTAACTTGACATTTTTCgtcttttaattctatttacaaaattaacCTTTTTCAATTAGCATTTAATTAtacaaagtttttatttttaaaaatttttagttACCAATTATATTTGTACGAAATTTTCACTCGAAAATTCTACATGTGAATTCAAAGAGAAATGAGTTTTTTCATCAACAGAATGGAATCTCagaaaattagaatattttcatAGATGGATTAATTTATAAAGaatgataatattttgaaaatagtgcTGCTAGCTAGAAAGAAaagatgttatatatatatatatatatatatatatatatatatatatatatatatatatatatatatatatatatatatatatataaacttattttacttattataatatttctataaaaaaactaaatattttaaaatatataaatttataattaattataattatatttaattcgCTTTCATCATTGAGTAAAATCAAATGAGAaatttcttagcattttttttcttcccaaatcaaacatagccttatttttttccttcatttctcagtttttatttttaatttttagtgtGCAATTATAACTTGGATATACAATTTTACAGTATCAACATTTTTCTGGTTTTAGTTGTTAGAGAATGTGCCAACTGTCGATGGGGATGTGATGGCCATTACAATAGCAGCACTGACAAATATGACTTCCATTGCCGCAAATCAAAAGCTTTAATTCTAGGTAATACCCCATTTAATTTCATATGTCCATCTAATTCTTAGTAATAtgtctctttatttatttatttttctcttttctttttgacttctcttattcattatttcaagtattttaaataaaattaaattgatttaagtCTTTTGATCAAACTGTTTTTACATCTTTGACCATACAGGCTGCAGTATAAGTGGGGGATTATTGTTGCTACTCATTTTCAGTTTTGGGTTATATAAAGTAGTGAGAAAACAATTGGATATTAGAGTCAAAAAGCGATTCTTTAAACGAAATGGTGGGTTGTTGTTGCAACAACAAATTTCTTCTGATAAAGTTGcttttgagaaaacaaaaattttcacatcTGAAGAGTTAGAGAAGGCGACTGACAACTTCAATAAGAATCGAATTCTTGGTCAAGGAGGTCAAGGAACCGTTTATAAAGGCATGTTAAATGATGGAAGAATTGTTGCAGTTAAAAGGTCAAAAATAGTTGATGAAAACCAATTAGAGCACTTCATTAATGAGATTGTGATTCTTTCACAAATCAACCATAGGAATGTGGTTGGGATTTTGGGGTGTTGCTTGGAGACAGAAGTGCCTTTGTTGGTTTATGAGTTTATTTCTAATGGAACCTTATTTCAACTTATCCATGATCAAAATAGTGAGTTTCCACTTTCATGGGAAATGCGTTTACGAATTGCTTCAGAGGTATC is part of the Vitis riparia cultivar Riparia Gloire de Montpellier isolate 1030 chromosome 17, EGFV_Vit.rip_1.0, whole genome shotgun sequence genome and harbors:
- the LOC117904901 gene encoding wall-associated receptor kinase-like 8, translated to MRGQWVIQLTIICLLWLADESSATAPSMAKPGCEQDHCGDMLIPYPFGMGKSCYKDEWFSIYCIHSSDPPKPILSKLNLEVLSIEMGGFQKSVMVNSPIYSNCENGEVTSSSWQSIDLRGSPFLYSLHNDLVGVGCHNVLLRGGNEEIMAGCSSTCDNHGRNEEFITTKGCLYGINCCLTRLQEDLDVYSLNTTASYSERGDCTYAFLAYNYNNVSNVPTIVRDAEFAPLLISWLIPEQVDPQNCVDDTVYTSRGNYSNYRCDCNWAEEGNPYLAHGCQVVRECANCRWGCDGHYNSSTDKYDFHCRKSKALILGCSISGGLLLLLIFSFGLYKVVRKQLDIRVKKRFFKRNGGLLLQQQISSDKVAFEKTKIFTSEELEKATDNFNKNRILGQGGQGTVYKGMLNDGRIVAVKRSKIVDENQLEHFINEIVILSQINHRNVVGILGCCLETEVPLLVYEFISNGTLFQLIHDQNSEFPLSWEMRLRIASEVSGALSYLHSACSIPIYHRDIKSTNILLDDKYKAKVSDFGTSRSISIDQTHLTTIVQGTLGYLDPEYFQSSQFTEKSDVYSFGVVLVELLTGQKPISSTRSQEEKSLAIHFILSLQESRLFDILDARVVKEGRKKDIMTFAKLAGRCLNLNGRKRPTMKEVTTELDNIRVSALHLNVDQNFQENACVVTEITKFLDMDDTSTSRGSCLDDTKESSFDVQPLLFHTL